Below is a window of Oceanipulchritudo coccoides DNA.
CCAGTCTCCCGTGTTTCCGGGTGTGGAAGCGTGCAGGTTCTCAATCGTCTGGTAGAGAATGACCAACCGTCCCTTCCACGGGATATCCTGTGGGTAAAGCAGTTCCGCGATCTTGGTGGAGATATCCTCAGGGGAAAAGGAAGCGTAGATTTCCTTCACCCGGTTTACCTGTTCCTCCTTCGGTTTCTTCAACTCCTCGAGACAGGCCTGGTAGACTTCTTCAATGCGCTTACCGGCCCCCCGGTCTTTCAAAAGGGCAATTGCGGCTTGGAAGGCGATGAATTTACCCAGCTCGCTCATGTCGATCCCGTAACAATCGGGATAACGGATCTGGGGAGCAGTGGAAGCGACAATGATTGCTTTGGGATTTGTCCGGGAAAGAATCTTGATAATGGACTGGCGCAGGGTTGTCCCGCGAACGATAGAATCATCCAGAACGACCAGGTTGTCCTTGGGCTCCACAACATCATAGGTGATATCGTAAACGTGTGAGACCATCTTGCTCCGGCCCTTTTCCTGCGAGATAAAGGTCCGCAATTTAATATCCTTATGAGCGATTTTTTCCGCCCTCGGCCAATTATTGAGGATTAAATCGTCAAGCATGGACTCGTCCAGGGAACCATCGGCGTGAGCCTCGAGGATTTTTTCCTTCACGGTTGTGCGGCGATACATGCGCAGGGCATGAAGCAGGCCATAACTTGCCGTTTCCGCCGTATTCGGGATATAGGAGAATACCGCGTCCTCAAGATTGTAATCAATCTCCTCCAGAATCTGTGGACAGAGGGCGCCGCCAAGGCGTTTCCGTTCAGTGTAGATATCAGGGTCATTTCCGCGGGAAAAATAGATCCGTTCGAAAGTGCATGAGCTCCGTGGTGCGGGATTAGCGAAGGAATCGACGCGTACCTCCCCATCATTCTTCATGGAAACAACGTGGCCCGGCGGGACTTCCTGGATGGCATCCTTTTCCTTGTCAAAGGCAGTCATGA
It encodes the following:
- a CDS encoding amidophosphoribosyltransferase produces the protein MSELIKHECGIALIRLKKPLGYYQEKYGSPLYGFSKLFLLMEKQHNRGQDGAGIGCVKLNMPHGQSYMHRERVLKENSLGRLFKKPLKKYDKLVRKGIILPEYTDSVKAHFDFGGEVLVGHLRYGTSGNFTESSCHPYFRRSNWPTRNLMVCGNFNMTNTAELNRILINRGQHPIFDTDTQTILEEIGFHLDEAHDAIYHKMRDNSNLPGSKIPEVISDELDLVRILRKSASVWDGGYALAGLVGNGDAFVMRDPHGIRPVHYFEDDEVIAFASERVPLMTAFDKEKDAIQEVPPGHVVSMKNDGEVRVDSFANPAPRSSCTFERIYFSRGNDPDIYTERKRLGGALCPQILEEIDYNLEDAVFSYIPNTAETASYGLLHALRMYRRTTVKEKILEAHADGSLDESMLDDLILNNWPRAEKIAHKDIKLRTFISQEKGRSKMVSHVYDITYDVVEPKDNLVVLDDSIVRGTTLRQSIIKILSRTNPKAIIVASTAPQIRYPDCYGIDMSELGKFIAFQAAIALLKDRGAGKRIEEVYQACLEELKKPKEEQVNRVKEIYASFSPEDISTKIAELLYPQDIPWKGRLVILYQTIENLHASTPGNTGDWYFSGNYPTAGGIQIANQAFIQYYENRSGRSYDV